One part of the [Pantoea] beijingensis genome encodes these proteins:
- the sufS gene encoding cysteine desulfurase SufS, whose translation MNFDLARVRAEFPILSREVNGQPLAYLDSAASAQKPLSVIQAESHFYQHGYAAVHRGIHTLSAEATTDMENVRNQAARFLNAASQDEIIFVKGTTEGINLVANSWGSSQLKAGDNIVITQMEHHANIVPWQMLAQRVGAEIRVLPLTTDGELDTGQLASLIDDRTRLFAVTQVSNVLGTINPVKALVAQAKAAGIVTLIDGAQAVMHHKVDVQDIDCDFYVFSGHKLYGPTGIGVLYARKALQEQMPPWEGGGSMIANVVLPEGTTFNSAPWRFEAGSPNTGGIIGLGAALTWVETLGLDNIQQREQMLMRYALDKLASVPDLIVYGPQRRAGVIAFNLGNHHAYDVGSFLDQYGIAIRTGHHCAMPLMSHYAVPAMCRASFALYNSEEEADRLVAGLIRIHRLLGG comes from the coding sequence ATGAATTTTGATCTGGCTCGCGTCCGCGCGGAGTTTCCTATCCTGTCACGGGAGGTCAACGGACAGCCGTTGGCCTATCTGGATAGCGCGGCCAGCGCCCAGAAACCACTTTCCGTCATTCAGGCGGAAAGCCATTTCTATCAGCATGGCTATGCGGCAGTACATCGCGGTATTCATACCCTGAGCGCCGAGGCGACCACTGATATGGAAAACGTGCGCAATCAGGCCGCGCGTTTTCTCAATGCTGCCTCACAGGACGAGATTATCTTTGTTAAGGGCACCACGGAGGGGATCAATCTCGTCGCCAATAGTTGGGGCAGCAGCCAGCTCAAAGCCGGTGATAACATCGTCATTACTCAGATGGAGCACCATGCCAACATCGTTCCGTGGCAGATGCTTGCACAACGGGTGGGGGCTGAAATCCGCGTGTTGCCGTTGACGACAGACGGCGAACTTGACACCGGGCAACTTGCTTCGCTAATTGATGATCGCACGCGGTTATTTGCGGTTACCCAGGTTTCCAATGTGTTGGGTACTATCAATCCAGTGAAAGCGCTAGTGGCGCAGGCCAAAGCGGCGGGGATAGTGACGCTGATTGATGGCGCACAGGCAGTCATGCACCATAAAGTTGATGTGCAGGATATCGATTGTGATTTCTATGTCTTCTCAGGTCACAAGCTCTACGGTCCAACGGGGATCGGCGTTCTTTATGCGCGTAAAGCCTTACAGGAGCAGATGCCACCCTGGGAAGGCGGCGGCTCAATGATTGCCAATGTCGTGCTGCCTGAAGGCACTACGTTTAATTCAGCGCCGTGGCGCTTTGAAGCGGGTTCGCCTAATACCGGCGGAATTATTGGCCTCGGCGCGGCCCTGACTTGGGTTGAAACACTGGGTCTGGATAACATTCAGCAGCGCGAACAGATGCTGATGCGTTATGCGCTGGATAAACTTGCCTCCGTCCCCGACCTGATTGTATATGGGCCGCAGCGACGTGCCGGAGTGATCGCCTTTAATCTCGGAAACCATCACGCCTATGATGTGGGCAGTTTTCTCGACCAATATGGCATTGCGATCCGCACCGGACATCATTGTGCCATGCCACTGATGAGCCATTATGCTGTTCCGGCAATGTGCCGGGCCTCATTTGCTCTGTATAATAGTGAAGAAGAGGCAGATCGGCTGGTTGCAGGTCTGATACGTATTCATCGTTTGCTGGGGGGTTAA
- a CDS encoding L,D-transpeptidase family protein: MKPVLNLAGFLLLSFIAGTRVASATEYPLPPDNSRLIGENTTFTVPAGNRPLEDVAANYKVGLLGMLEANPGTDPWLPKAGTELTIPTQMLLPDTKREGIIVNIAELRLYYYPKGENKVIVYPIGIGQLGANTPTMVTRISQKIPNPTWTPTVNIRKRYAKEGVTLPAVIPAGPDNPMGLFALRLARGTGQYLIHGTNANFGIGMRVSSGCIRLRPDDIEALFNHVPQGTRVQVINQPIKYAVEPDGKRYIEVHQPLSHTEKDDPQTMKIPLSKAASAFINSKDSDTRLSEQAIVRRSGMPILVSRGEDIGEDGNPLSAIQQQQGDAEQQ; the protein is encoded by the coding sequence ATGAAACCTGTGTTAAACCTCGCTGGATTTTTACTGCTAAGTTTTATTGCCGGGACGCGTGTTGCCAGTGCCACTGAGTATCCGCTTCCCCCCGATAATAGCCGGCTGATTGGCGAGAACACCACGTTTACCGTGCCGGCCGGCAATCGGCCGCTGGAAGATGTCGCGGCCAACTATAAAGTGGGCCTGTTAGGCATGCTTGAAGCTAATCCCGGCACCGATCCCTGGCTACCCAAAGCTGGTACTGAACTGACGATCCCCACCCAAATGCTACTGCCCGATACCAAACGAGAAGGTATTATCGTCAATATTGCCGAACTGCGTCTTTACTACTATCCGAAGGGCGAGAATAAAGTGATTGTTTATCCCATTGGGATAGGCCAATTGGGGGCTAATACGCCTACAATGGTGACTCGCATTAGCCAGAAAATCCCTAATCCTACCTGGACACCTACGGTAAATATCCGCAAACGCTATGCCAAAGAAGGCGTAACGCTGCCTGCGGTTATACCCGCCGGGCCGGACAACCCAATGGGGCTGTTTGCGCTACGGCTGGCACGAGGAACGGGACAATATCTGATACACGGCACCAATGCTAACTTTGGTATCGGTATGCGCGTAAGCTCTGGTTGTATTCGCCTGCGCCCTGATGATATTGAGGCGTTGTTTAACCACGTACCGCAAGGAACGCGTGTGCAGGTAATTAACCAACCGATTAAATATGCAGTGGAACCCGATGGGAAGCGCTACATTGAGGTGCATCAGCCTCTATCACATACAGAAAAAGACGACCCACAGACGATGAAGATTCCGTTGAGCAAAGCGGCATCTGCGTTTATTAACAGTAAGGATAGTGATACGCGCCTGTCTGAACAGGCCATCGTCCGTCGCTCCGGTATGCCGATATTAGTCAGTAGAGGCGAAGATATTGGTGAGGACGGTAATCCGCTTTCGGCTATCCAGCAGCAGCAGGGCGACGCAGAGCAACAGTAG
- the sufD gene encoding Fe-S cluster assembly protein SufD, with product MAGLPTKSSDNALQQWHHLFESRGKSRSLQAQQHWQQLMRLGLPTRKQENWKYTPLESLFSQSFVLPENSRVTAQDIAQIALNIDAVRLIFIDGKFNAELSDQTFDGYGVQVSQAAERRAFDAPVQAEMFLHLTESLAEEAITLQVTRGSATQRPLYLLHISSGSGSEQMNTSHYRHHLQVEEGAEAQIIEHYVSLHDAVHFTGSRLTMAVGDNARLNHIKLAFENVGSYHFAHNDITSGRDANVISQSFLLGAGLTRHNTSAQLNGENTTLNINSLVLPIDKEVCDTRTYLEHNKGYCQSRQLHKTIVRDRARAVFNGMIKVAKHALKTDGQMTNNNLLLGRLAEVDTKPQLEIYADDVKCSHGATIGRIDDEQMFYLRSRGIDEESAQRMIIYAFAAELTEAIEDETLKTVVLQRIAQRFPGGIK from the coding sequence ATGGCTGGCTTACCGACGAAGAGTAGTGATAATGCACTGCAACAGTGGCACCACCTGTTTGAATCGCGTGGAAAAAGCCGCTCGCTGCAGGCACAGCAGCACTGGCAGCAACTGATGCGTTTAGGGTTGCCAACCCGTAAGCAAGAGAACTGGAAGTATACGCCGCTGGAATCCCTGTTTAGCCAGAGTTTTGTGCTACCGGAAAATAGTCGCGTTACCGCGCAGGATATTGCTCAAATTGCGCTGAATATTGATGCGGTGCGCCTGATCTTTATTGATGGCAAATTCAATGCTGAGCTCAGTGATCAAACTTTTGATGGCTACGGCGTACAGGTTTCACAGGCTGCTGAGCGCCGGGCATTTGACGCCCCTGTTCAGGCCGAGATGTTCCTGCATTTGACCGAAAGTCTGGCTGAAGAAGCGATCACATTACAGGTCACGCGTGGCAGCGCGACGCAACGCCCGCTTTATTTGCTGCATATCAGTAGCGGTAGTGGTAGCGAGCAGATGAACACCTCGCACTATCGGCACCATCTTCAGGTTGAAGAGGGCGCGGAAGCGCAAATTATTGAACATTACGTCAGTCTTCACGATGCGGTTCACTTTACCGGTTCTCGCCTGACGATGGCGGTGGGCGATAATGCACGTCTGAATCATATTAAGTTGGCATTTGAGAATGTTGGCAGCTACCACTTTGCTCACAACGACATTACTTCAGGGCGTGACGCGAATGTTATCAGCCAGAGCTTTCTGTTAGGGGCAGGTCTGACGCGCCATAACACCAGCGCACAGCTTAATGGTGAAAATACCACGTTGAATATCAATAGCCTGGTATTGCCGATTGATAAAGAAGTGTGTGATACCCGGACTTATCTGGAACATAACAAAGGCTATTGTCAGAGTCGACAACTCCATAAAACCATTGTCCGCGATCGCGCACGCGCAGTTTTCAATGGCATGATTAAAGTGGCAAAGCATGCGTTAAAAACTGATGGACAAATGACCAATAATAACCTGTTATTGGGGCGTCTGGCCGAAGTCGATACTAAACCTCAACTGGAAATCTACGCGGATGACGTGAAGTGCAGCCATGGTGCCACCATTGGCCGTATTGACGATGAGCAGATGTTTTATCTGCGTTCGCGTGGCATTGATGAGGAATCGGCACAGCGCATGATTATCTATGCTTTTGCTGCTGAATTGACCGAGGCAATTGAAGATGAAACGTTGAAGACGGTCGTGCTACAACGCATTGCTCAACGCTTTCCCGGAGGCATCAAATGA
- a CDS encoding major outer membrane lipoprotein, whose protein sequence is MNRTKLVLGAVILGSTLLAGCSGNAKIDQLSTDVQTLNAKVDQLSNDVNAIRSDVQAAKDDAARANQRLDNQARSYRK, encoded by the coding sequence ATGAATCGTACTAAACTGGTACTGGGCGCGGTAATTCTGGGTTCTACTCTGCTGGCAGGCTGTTCTGGCAATGCTAAAATTGACCAGCTGTCTACCGATGTTCAGACTCTGAACGCTAAAGTTGATCAGCTGAGCAACGACGTGAACGCAATCCGTTCTGACGTTCAAGCGGCTAAAGACGACGCAGCACGTGCTAACCAGCGTCTGGACAACCAGGCTCGCTCTTACCGTAAGTAA
- a CDS encoding MATE family efflux transporter, with protein sequence MQKYMTEARQLLALAIPVILAQIAQTSMGFVDTIMAGSVSATDMAAVAVGTSIWLPSILFGHGLILALTPIVAQLNGSGRRERIAHQVRQAYWLAAFVSVLIMVVLFNAGHVIGAMKNVDHDLADKAIRYLRALLWGTPGYLFFQVARSQCEGLSKTKPGMVMGFIGLLVNIPVNYIFIYGHFGMPALGGVGCGVATAAVYWVMFIAMKIWVNRAGSLRDIINATRFSTPDWPVLWRITTLGLPVALALFFEVTLFAVVALLVSPMGIVKVAGHQIALNFSSLMFVLPLALGVAATIRVGYRLGQGSAENARIAAWTAQGVGICMAAITATFTVIFREQIALLYNDNPEVVMLAAQLMFLAAIYQFSDAIQVIGSGILRGYKDTRSIFFITFIAYWVLGLPSGYILAMTHWVVPALGPAGFWYGFIIGLTSSAVMMIWRICRLQRLPADVILARAAR encoded by the coding sequence GTGCAAAAATATATGACTGAGGCGCGACAATTACTCGCCCTCGCCATTCCCGTCATTCTTGCGCAAATTGCGCAAACTTCGATGGGGTTCGTCGATACCATTATGGCGGGTTCTGTGAGTGCAACGGATATGGCGGCTGTCGCGGTCGGGACGTCAATCTGGCTCCCCAGTATTCTATTCGGTCATGGCTTAATTCTGGCCTTAACGCCAATTGTTGCGCAACTTAATGGTTCGGGTCGTCGCGAGCGCATAGCACATCAAGTTCGTCAGGCTTACTGGCTTGCGGCCTTCGTTTCGGTATTAATTATGGTGGTGCTATTTAATGCGGGCCATGTTATTGGCGCGATGAAAAATGTCGATCACGATCTTGCTGATAAGGCGATTCGCTATCTGCGTGCTTTACTGTGGGGCACCCCAGGCTACCTGTTTTTTCAGGTTGCACGTAGCCAATGTGAGGGATTATCCAAAACGAAACCCGGGATGGTGATGGGATTTATCGGCCTGCTGGTCAATATCCCGGTAAATTATATTTTCATTTACGGGCACTTTGGCATGCCCGCCTTGGGCGGTGTGGGCTGCGGTGTGGCAACAGCCGCAGTTTACTGGGTTATGTTTATTGCCATGAAAATTTGGGTAAATCGCGCGGGATCGCTGCGGGATATCATAAATGCTACCCGATTCAGCACGCCTGATTGGCCAGTATTATGGCGAATTACTACGCTTGGACTGCCAGTTGCCCTGGCACTCTTCTTTGAAGTAACGCTCTTTGCCGTCGTAGCACTGCTGGTTTCCCCTATGGGCATCGTCAAAGTCGCGGGTCATCAGATCGCGCTGAACTTTAGCTCTCTCATGTTTGTACTGCCGCTTGCTTTAGGAGTGGCCGCCACGATTAGAGTGGGTTACCGGCTTGGCCAGGGCTCGGCTGAAAATGCACGGATTGCAGCATGGACGGCACAGGGGGTTGGGATCTGTATGGCTGCGATCACCGCAACCTTTACCGTCATCTTTCGTGAACAGATTGCCTTATTGTATAACGATAATCCTGAGGTAGTGATGCTGGCCGCACAGCTGATGTTTCTGGCTGCTATCTACCAATTCTCTGACGCTATTCAGGTAATTGGAAGCGGCATCCTACGCGGATACAAAGACACACGCTCGATCTTCTTTATCACATTTATCGCTTACTGGGTTCTGGGCCTCCCCAGCGGTTATATTCTGGCGATGACTCATTGGGTGGTGCCGGCTCTCGGCCCGGCAGGGTTCTGGTATGGGTTTATTATTGGCTTAACCTCATCAGCCGTTATGATGATCTGGCGAATTTGCCGGTTACAACGTTTACCGGCAGACGTTATTCTCGCCAGGGCTGCTCGTTAA
- the sufE gene encoding cysteine desulfuration protein SufE, translated as MATLPDKERLVRNFNRCANWEEKYLYVIELGGRLPELSDSLHQPENTISGCQSQVWIVMNQGGDGTIHLQGDSDAAIVKGLIAIVFIIYQQMTAREILDYDIRPVFEQLALTQHLTPSRSQGLEAMIRAIRLKAQTLS; from the coding sequence ATGGCAACACTGCCGGACAAAGAGAGACTGGTGCGTAATTTTAACCGCTGCGCCAACTGGGAAGAGAAGTATCTGTATGTGATTGAATTAGGCGGTCGCTTGCCAGAATTGTCCGATTCGTTGCATCAACCCGAAAATACCATTTCGGGCTGCCAGAGCCAGGTCTGGATAGTCATGAATCAGGGAGGGGATGGCACTATACACCTGCAGGGCGATAGCGACGCTGCGATAGTTAAGGGATTGATAGCAATAGTTTTTATTATTTATCAGCAGATGACCGCACGGGAGATTCTGGATTACGATATACGCCCTGTGTTTGAACAGCTCGCGCTGACACAACATCTTACCCCATCCCGTTCTCAGGGGCTTGAAGCGATGATTCGCGCAATTCGTCTTAAAGCACAAACACTGAGTTAA
- the pykF gene encoding pyruvate kinase PykF, translated as MKKTKIVCTIGPKTESEEMLTHLLDAGMNVMRLNFSHGDYEEHGQRITNLRAVMSKTGHQAAILLDTKGPEIRTMKLEGGNDASLKAGQTFTFTTDQSVIGNAERVAVTYPGFAADLKIGNTVLVDDGLIGMEVIEVTEDSVICKVLNNGDLGENKGVNLPGVSIQLPALAEKDKRDLIFGCEQGVDFVAASFIRKRSDVLEIREHLKQHGGEHIQIISKIENQEGLNNFDEILDASDGIMVARGDLGVEIPVEEVIFAQKMMIKKCNRARKVVITATQMLDSMIKNPRPTRAEAGDVANAILDGTDAVMLSGESAKGKYPLESVTIMATICERTDRVMKSRIDSQQDNRKMRITEAVCRGAVETAEKLEAPLIVVATEGGKSAKSVRKYFPNATILALTTNEQTARQLILSKGIVTHIVKEIASTDDFYRIGKDAALESGYALKGDVVVMVSGALVPSGTTNTASVHVL; from the coding sequence ATGAAAAAGACCAAGATCGTTTGTACTATCGGCCCTAAAACCGAATCCGAAGAGATGCTAACCCACCTGCTTGATGCAGGTATGAATGTGATGCGTCTCAATTTCTCCCATGGCGATTACGAAGAACACGGCCAGCGCATTACCAATTTGCGTGCAGTGATGAGTAAAACCGGGCATCAGGCCGCCATCCTACTGGATACTAAAGGTCCGGAAATCCGCACCATGAAGCTGGAAGGCGGCAATGATGCTTCCCTCAAAGCGGGTCAGACCTTTACCTTTACGACCGATCAGTCGGTGATTGGCAACGCAGAGCGTGTTGCAGTCACCTATCCAGGTTTCGCTGCCGATTTGAAAATTGGCAACACCGTGCTGGTAGACGATGGTCTGATCGGTATGGAAGTTATCGAAGTAACGGAAGACAGCGTCATCTGCAAAGTGCTGAACAACGGCGATTTGGGTGAGAACAAAGGCGTTAACCTGCCGGGTGTCTCTATTCAGTTACCGGCACTGGCTGAAAAAGATAAGCGTGACCTGATTTTCGGCTGTGAACAAGGCGTTGACTTCGTCGCCGCTTCTTTTATCCGTAAACGGTCAGATGTATTGGAAATTCGCGAACATCTGAAACAGCACGGCGGCGAGCATATTCAGATCATCTCCAAAATTGAGAACCAGGAAGGTCTGAACAACTTTGATGAAATCCTTGATGCCTCCGACGGTATTATGGTTGCTCGCGGTGACCTCGGCGTTGAAATTCCGGTTGAAGAAGTCATCTTCGCGCAGAAAATGATGATCAAAAAATGTAACCGCGCACGTAAAGTGGTCATTACCGCCACCCAGATGCTCGATTCGATGATCAAAAATCCTCGCCCTACCCGCGCTGAAGCTGGCGACGTCGCGAATGCCATTCTTGATGGTACTGATGCCGTAATGCTCTCAGGTGAGAGTGCAAAAGGGAAATACCCGCTGGAGTCGGTCACCATTATGGCAACGATCTGTGAACGTACAGACCGCGTAATGAAGAGCCGCATCGACTCTCAGCAAGATAACCGTAAAATGCGCATTACTGAAGCCGTTTGCCGTGGCGCGGTTGAAACCGCCGAGAAACTGGAAGCACCGTTGATCGTGGTAGCGACCGAAGGGGGTAAGTCAGCGAAATCCGTGCGTAAGTATTTCCCGAACGCGACCATACTGGCTTTGACCACCAATGAGCAGACCGCACGTCAGCTTATTCTGAGCAAAGGTATCGTGACGCACATCGTGAAAGAGATCGCTTCAACTGATGATTTCTACCGCATCGGTAAAGATGCAGCACTGGAAAGCGGCTATGCGCTAAAAGGCGATGTCGTGGTGATGGTTTCTGGCGCACTGGTACCAAGCGGCACCACAAACACAGCATCAGTTCATGTCCTGTAA